One window of the Bubalus bubalis isolate 160015118507 breed Murrah chromosome 8, NDDB_SH_1, whole genome shotgun sequence genome contains the following:
- the TAS2R41 gene encoding LOW QUALITY PROTEIN: taste receptor type 2 member 41 (The sequence of the model RefSeq protein was modified relative to this genomic sequence to represent the inferred CDS: substituted 1 base at 1 genomic stop codon), translated as MEEAGGQGPRPGVVTGGRAKMHPAFTVLFMLLFVLLCILGLLANGFIVLVLSREWVRRGRLLPSDLILFSLGLSRFCLQWVGMGNNFYYFLHLVDYCSGPARQFFGLPWDFLNSVTAWFGSWLSVLFCMKVANFTHPGFLWLKWRFPRSVPWLLLGSLLTSFIVTLLFFWGNHALYKESFTRKPFGNMTYHQWNRILEMYYFLPLKLITFSIPGSVFLVSIALLIDSLRRHAWRMQHSAHSLQDLSGQAHTRALKSLVSFLVLYTLSFISLIIDGEGFCSSESDWYWPWQILTYSCTSIHPFILILGNLRLRGAFGQLILLARGFXVAEVV; from the coding sequence atggaggaggcaggaggccagGGACCAAGGCCTGGGGTGGTGACCGGAGGACGGGCCAAGATGCATCCAGCATTCACAGTCCTCTTCATGCTGCTCTTTGTCCTGCTGTGTATCCTGGGCCTCCTGGCCAATGGCTTCATTGTGCTGGTGCTGAGCAGAGAATGGGTGCGACGTGGGAGGCTGCTCCCCTCTGACCTGATCCTCTTTAGCTTGGGACTCTCCCGCTTCTGCCTGCAGTGGGTTGGAATGGGGAATAACTTCTACTATTTCCTGCATCTGGTCGACTACTGCAGTGGTCCCGCCCGGCAGTTCTTTGGTCTACCCTGGGACTTCCTTAACTCCGTCACCGCCTGGTTTGGCTCCTGGCTCAGCGTCCTCTTCTGCATGAAGGTTGCTAACTTCACCCACCCTGGCTTCCTCTGGCTAAAGTGGAGGTTCCCCAGGTCAGTGCCCTGGCTTTTGCTGGGCTCTCTCCTCACCTCCTTCATTGTCACCCTACTGTTTTTTTGGGGGAACCACGCTTTGTATAAAGAGTCCTTCACTAGAAAACCTTTCGGGAACATGACCTACCATCAGTGGAACAGGATTCTGGAAATGTACTATTTCCTGCCCCTGAAACTGATCACTTTTTCAATTCCTGGCTCTGTTTTTCTGGTCTCGATTGCTCTGTTGATTGACTCTCTGAGGAGACACGCATGGAGGATGCAGCACAGTGCTCACAGCCTGCAGGATCTCAGTGGCCAGGCTCACACCAGAGCTCTGAAGTCACTAGTCTCCTTCCTTGTTCTTTATACTCTGTCTTTCATTTCCCTGATCATCGATGGTGAAGGGTTCTGCTCCTCAGAGAGTGACTGGTACTGGCCATGGCAAATTTTAACCTACTCATgcacatccatccatccctttATCCTCATCCTTGGCAACCTCAGACTTCGGGGGGCATTTGGGCAGCTGATTTTGTTGGCCAGGGGCTTCTAGGTGGCTGAGGTGGTGTGA